The Benincasa hispida cultivar B227 chromosome 11, ASM972705v1, whole genome shotgun sequence genome has a segment encoding these proteins:
- the LOC120091209 gene encoding uncharacterized protein LOC120091209 isoform X1 — MRSCHLRSSSATTVSTTVMFPHKFYFRFSPIFQPRVLRRSVKFRRLFDRITPLPVVTASINSVIASGNIIAAAAAAASGSGSVHGAVTSAITHVAVTAVAIASGACLSTKVDFLWPKVEEKPGSLVLDGVDVTGYLIFEDSKVQKAIEFAKKAHHGQLRKTGDPYLTHCIHTGRILAALVPPTGNRAIETVVAGILHDIVDDTCQNLHNIEEEFGDEVAKLVAGVSRLSYVNQLLRRHRRVNVNQGSLGHEEANKLRVMLLGMVDDPRVVLIKLADRLHNMRTIYALPLPKAQAVAQETLVIWCSLASRLGLWALKAELEDLCFAVLQPQMFLKLRSELASMWMPSSRAGSFRKISTRAELPPLDKGSSTCCHNMPITMTDEATNMKELLEAVVPFDILADRRKRTSYLNNLQKSIDTSIQPKVVQDARNALASLVVCEEALEQELIISASYVPGMEVTLSSRLKSLYSIYSKMERKDISIDKVYDARALRVVVGDKNGTLHGPAVQCCYSLLNTVHKLWSPIDGEFDDYIVNPKPSGYQSLHTAVLGPDNSPLEVQIRTQRMHEYAEHGLAAHWLYKENGNKNPSLSSKNESERDVSRYFSDSEFQNSSEDDSHKYGFLKAGHPVLRVEGSHLLAAVIIRVDEDGRELLVAVSFGLAASEAVADRRSSFQIKRWEAYARLYKKVSDEWWCEPGHGDWCTCLEKYTFCRDGMYHKQDQFGRLLPTFIQVIDFTEREEFEYWAIMSAISEGKQVDTPTSRTSSDSVTSISTDASINTKVHFLRTMLQWEEQILSEASNFRQAKQGGEYYVCRSSVALEEVVIVCWPLGEIMRLRSGSTAADAARRVGSEGRLVLINGLPVLPSTELKDGDVVEVRV; from the exons ATGCGCTCATGTCATCTTCGGAGCTCAAGCGCAACCACTGTTTCAACTACTGTGATGTTTCCTCACAAGTTCTATTTCCGTTTTTCCCCGATTTTCCAGCCGAGGGTACTTCGCCGCTCCGTGAAATTCCGCCGCCTTTTTGATCGAATTACTCCTTTGCCTGTTGTTACTGCATCGATCAATTCTGTCATCGCTTCTGGAAATATTATTGCAGCTGCTGCAGCCGCTGCTTCCGGCTCTGGATCTGTTCATGGTGCTGTCACTTCTGCAATCACGCATGTTGCTGTTACGGCCGTCGCTATTGCCTCTGGAGCTTGTCTCTCTACTAAAGTCGATTTCCTTTGGcccaaagtggaggagaaacCAG GTTCTCTTGTATTGGATGGAGTTGACGTAACTGGATATCTTATATTTGAGGATTCCAAG GTGCAAAAGGCTATTGAGTTTGCAAAAAAGGCTCATCATGGGCAGTTACGGAAAACTGGAGACCCTTATTTAACTCATTGCATCCACACTGGAAGAATCTTAGCCGCTTTAGTTCCGCCCACCGGTAACAGG GCAATTGAAACAGTCGTGGCTGGGATTCTCCATGACATAGTTGATGATACATGTCAAAATTTGCACAACATAGAAGAAGAATTTGGTGATGAAGTAGCCAAGTTGGTGGCTGGTGTCTCCAGGTTAAGTTACGTAAACCAG TTGTTGCGTAGACATCGCCGAGTAAACGTGAACCAGGGTTCCTTAGGTCATGAAGAG gcAAATAAATTGCGAGTTATGCTCTTAGGCATGGTTGATGATCCACGTGTTGTGCTCATCAAGCTTGCAGATCGTCTTCACAACATGAGAACCAT TTACGCTTTACCACTGCCTAAGGCTCAAGCTGTTGCACAGGAGACCTTGGTTATTTGGTGCTCACTTGCTTCTAGATTGGGTTTATGGGCACTGAAAGCCGAACTAGAAGATTTGTGTTTTGCAGTTCTTCAG CCCCAAATGTTCCTGAAGCTGCGCTCAGAATTAGCTTCCATGTGGATGCCTAGTAGTAGAGCTGGAAGCTTTCGGAAAATATCTACCAGAGCTGAACTGCCACCGTTGGATAAAGGCAGTTCAACTTGTTGTCACAATATGCCAATAACTATGACTGATGAGGCCACAAACATGAAG GAACTTTTGGAAGCTGTTGTACCATTTGACATCTTGGCAGACAGAAGAAAACGGACAAGTTATCTAAATAATCTCCAGAAAAGTATAGACACTTCTATACAACCAAAAGTCGTGCAAGATGCTAGGAATGCTTTAGCATCTCTGGTGGTTTGTGAAGAAGCATTAGAACAAGAATTGATTATATCAGCCTC TTATGTTCCAGGGATGGAAGTAACTTTGTCCAGTAGATTGAAGAGTTTATATAGTATATACAGCAAG ATGGAACGAAAAGATATCAGTATCGATAAGGTATATGATGCCCGAGCATTAAGGGTAGTTGTCGGGGACAAGAATGGAACTCTACATGGACCTGCTGTTCAGTGTTGTTACAGTCTTCTCAATACTGTACACAA GTTATGGTCCCCCATTGATGGTGAATTTGATGATTACATTGTTAACCCAAAGCCTAGTGGTTACCAG TCTCTGCACACTGCAGTATTAGGTCCGGATAACTCACCTTTGGAAGTACAAATAAGAACACAG aggatgcatgaatatgctgaACATGGACTTGCTGCACATTGGCTTTACAAGGAAAACGGAAACAAAAACCCGTCGTTAAGCAGCAAAAATGAATCTGAAAGAGACGTATCTCGGTATTTCTCTGATTCAGAGTTCCAGAATTCGAGTGAAGATGATTCTCATAAGTATGGTTTTCTCAAAGCTGGCCATCCAGTTCTTAGAGTGGAAGGAAGTCACTTGCTTGCTGCTGTTATTATTAG AGTGGATGAGGACGGAAGGGAACTGCTTGTTGCTGTGAGCTTTGGACTTGCAGCTTCTGAAGCCGTGGCTGACCGAAGATCTTCGTTCCAAATAAAGCGCTGGGAGGCTTATGCTAGATTATACAAAAAG GTGTCTGACGAATGGTGGTGTGAACCAGGTCATGGGGATTGGTGTACTTGTCTAGAGAAGTATACGTTCTGTCGGGATGGTATGTACCATAAG CAAGACCAATTTGGTCGGCTACTTCCAACCTTCATTCAGGTCATTGATTTTACAGAGCGGGAAGAATTCGAATATTGGGCCATAATGTCTGCCATCTCTGAGGGCAAACAGGTAGACACTCCTACATCTAGGACAAGTTCAGACTCCGTCACATCAATCTCCACCGACGCTAGCATCAATACGAAG GTACATTTTCTAAGGACTATGCTTCAATGGGAGGAGCAAATACTTAGTGAAGCTAGTAATTTTAGACAGGCAAAACAGGGAGGAGAGTATTATGTTTGTCGAAGCTCCGTCGCGCTTGAGGAAGTGGTAATCGTTTGCTGGCCCCTTGGTGAGATAATGAGGTTAAGATCTGGTAGCACCGCCGCAGATGCCGCTAGAAGAGTTGGATCTGAGGGTAGGCTGGTTTTGATTAATGGTTTGCCGGTATTACCCAGTACTGAATTGAAAGATGGAGATGTAGTTGAAGTGAGAGTGTAA
- the LOC120091137 gene encoding serine/threonine-protein phosphatase 4 regulatory subunit 2 — translation MEVPPNEDSELPASVEQDNVLPAPDTIDDGAMEQKQEFTEEEVRGTLEAIASTGKFWHDWEKLKSMLSYQLKQVLSEYPEAKASGEQQSTLGETFPELVKRLDEALLIFIEGPPFTLQRICEILLDARSIYPNLSKLALALEKNLLVTSTLAVSPDPHLPSSEPKPNKSEESEKAVEDQKLSNAVENGIEPIAGDRDEVMVEVEEADMNDDMTMDMETFEEIVGSSETNNAANSKS, via the exons ATGGAGGTGCCACCAAATGAAGATTCAGAGCTCCCAGCTTCTGTCGAACAGGATAATGTGCTCCCTGCCCCTGATACCATAGATGACGG AGCCATGGAGCAGAAGCAAGAATTCACTGAGGAAGAAGTAAGAGGTACATTAGAAGCGATTGCATCCACAGGAAAATTCTG GCATGATTGGGAGAAATTGAAGAGCATGCTATCTTATCAACTGAAGCAG GTGCTGTCAGAGTATCCTGAAGCAAAAGCATCCGGTGAACAACAAAGTACTTTAGGAGAAACCTTCCCGGAGCTGGTAAAGCGGTTGGATGAAG CACTTCTTATCTTTATTGAAGGTCCTCCGTTTACCCTTCAAAGGATTTGTGAG ATCCTATTGGATGCACGGAGCATCTATCCCAATCTCTCAAAGCTTGCGCTAGCGCTGGAAAAG AATCTTCTGGTGACATCCACACTTGCCGTCAGTCCTGACCCGCATCTACCATCCTCCGAACCAAAGCCAAACAAGTCAGAGGAGTCAGAAAAAGCTGTTGAAGATCAAAAGCTATCCAATGCAGTTGAAAACGGAATCGAACCTATAGCTGGAGACAGGGATGAAGTAATGGTAGAGGTTGAAGAGGCCGATATGAATGATGATATGACGATGGACATGGAAACTTTTGAAGAAATAGTTGGATCATCTGAGACAAATAATGCTGCAAACAGTAAATCTTAG
- the LOC120091209 gene encoding probable GTP diphosphokinase RSH2, chloroplastic isoform X3, translating to MRSCHLRSSSATTVSTTVMFPHKFYFRFSPIFQPRVLRRSVKFRRLFDRITPLPVVTASINSVIASGNIIAAAAAAASGSGSVHGAVTSAITHVAVTAVAIASGACLSTKVDFLWPKVEEKPGSLVLDGVDVTGYLIFEDSKVQKAIEFAKKAHHGQLRKTGDPYLTHCIHTGRILAALVPPTGNRAIETVVAGILHDIVDDTCQNLHNIEEEFGDEVAKLVAGVSRLSYVNQLLRRHRRVNVNQGSLGHEEANKLRVMLLGMVDDPRVVLIKLADRLHNMRTIYALPLPKAQAVAQETLVIWCSLASRLGLWALKAELEDLCFAVLQPQMFLKLRSELASMWMPSSRAGSFRKISTRAELPPLDKGSSTCCHNMPITMTDEATNMKELLEAVVPFDILADRRKRTSYLNNLQKSIDTSIQPKVVQDARNALASLVVCEEALEQELIISASYVPGMEVTLSSRLKSLYSIYSKMERKDISIDKVYDARALRVVVGDKNGTLHGPAVQCCYSLLNTVHKLWSPIDGEFDDYIVNPKPSGYQSLHTAVLGPDNSPLEVQIRTQRMHEYAEHGLAAHWLYKENGNKNPSLSSKNESERDVSRYFSDSEFQNSSEDDSHKYGFLKAGHPVLRVEGSHLLAAVIIRVDEDGRELLVAVSFGLAASEAVADRRSSFQIKRWEAYARLYKKVSDEWWCEPGHGDWCTCLEKYTFCRDARPIWSATSNLHSGH from the exons ATGCGCTCATGTCATCTTCGGAGCTCAAGCGCAACCACTGTTTCAACTACTGTGATGTTTCCTCACAAGTTCTATTTCCGTTTTTCCCCGATTTTCCAGCCGAGGGTACTTCGCCGCTCCGTGAAATTCCGCCGCCTTTTTGATCGAATTACTCCTTTGCCTGTTGTTACTGCATCGATCAATTCTGTCATCGCTTCTGGAAATATTATTGCAGCTGCTGCAGCCGCTGCTTCCGGCTCTGGATCTGTTCATGGTGCTGTCACTTCTGCAATCACGCATGTTGCTGTTACGGCCGTCGCTATTGCCTCTGGAGCTTGTCTCTCTACTAAAGTCGATTTCCTTTGGcccaaagtggaggagaaacCAG GTTCTCTTGTATTGGATGGAGTTGACGTAACTGGATATCTTATATTTGAGGATTCCAAG GTGCAAAAGGCTATTGAGTTTGCAAAAAAGGCTCATCATGGGCAGTTACGGAAAACTGGAGACCCTTATTTAACTCATTGCATCCACACTGGAAGAATCTTAGCCGCTTTAGTTCCGCCCACCGGTAACAGG GCAATTGAAACAGTCGTGGCTGGGATTCTCCATGACATAGTTGATGATACATGTCAAAATTTGCACAACATAGAAGAAGAATTTGGTGATGAAGTAGCCAAGTTGGTGGCTGGTGTCTCCAGGTTAAGTTACGTAAACCAG TTGTTGCGTAGACATCGCCGAGTAAACGTGAACCAGGGTTCCTTAGGTCATGAAGAG gcAAATAAATTGCGAGTTATGCTCTTAGGCATGGTTGATGATCCACGTGTTGTGCTCATCAAGCTTGCAGATCGTCTTCACAACATGAGAACCAT TTACGCTTTACCACTGCCTAAGGCTCAAGCTGTTGCACAGGAGACCTTGGTTATTTGGTGCTCACTTGCTTCTAGATTGGGTTTATGGGCACTGAAAGCCGAACTAGAAGATTTGTGTTTTGCAGTTCTTCAG CCCCAAATGTTCCTGAAGCTGCGCTCAGAATTAGCTTCCATGTGGATGCCTAGTAGTAGAGCTGGAAGCTTTCGGAAAATATCTACCAGAGCTGAACTGCCACCGTTGGATAAAGGCAGTTCAACTTGTTGTCACAATATGCCAATAACTATGACTGATGAGGCCACAAACATGAAG GAACTTTTGGAAGCTGTTGTACCATTTGACATCTTGGCAGACAGAAGAAAACGGACAAGTTATCTAAATAATCTCCAGAAAAGTATAGACACTTCTATACAACCAAAAGTCGTGCAAGATGCTAGGAATGCTTTAGCATCTCTGGTGGTTTGTGAAGAAGCATTAGAACAAGAATTGATTATATCAGCCTC TTATGTTCCAGGGATGGAAGTAACTTTGTCCAGTAGATTGAAGAGTTTATATAGTATATACAGCAAG ATGGAACGAAAAGATATCAGTATCGATAAGGTATATGATGCCCGAGCATTAAGGGTAGTTGTCGGGGACAAGAATGGAACTCTACATGGACCTGCTGTTCAGTGTTGTTACAGTCTTCTCAATACTGTACACAA GTTATGGTCCCCCATTGATGGTGAATTTGATGATTACATTGTTAACCCAAAGCCTAGTGGTTACCAG TCTCTGCACACTGCAGTATTAGGTCCGGATAACTCACCTTTGGAAGTACAAATAAGAACACAG aggatgcatgaatatgctgaACATGGACTTGCTGCACATTGGCTTTACAAGGAAAACGGAAACAAAAACCCGTCGTTAAGCAGCAAAAATGAATCTGAAAGAGACGTATCTCGGTATTTCTCTGATTCAGAGTTCCAGAATTCGAGTGAAGATGATTCTCATAAGTATGGTTTTCTCAAAGCTGGCCATCCAGTTCTTAGAGTGGAAGGAAGTCACTTGCTTGCTGCTGTTATTATTAG AGTGGATGAGGACGGAAGGGAACTGCTTGTTGCTGTGAGCTTTGGACTTGCAGCTTCTGAAGCCGTGGCTGACCGAAGATCTTCGTTCCAAATAAAGCGCTGGGAGGCTTATGCTAGATTATACAAAAAG GTGTCTGACGAATGGTGGTGTGAACCAGGTCATGGGGATTGGTGTACTTGTCTAGAGAAGTATACGTTCTGTCGGGATG CAAGACCAATTTGGTCGGCTACTTCCAACCTTCATTCAGGTCATTGA
- the LOC120091210 gene encoding LOW QUALITY PROTEIN: 40S ribosomal protein S11-1-like (The sequence of the model RefSeq protein was modified relative to this genomic sequence to represent the inferred CDS: inserted 1 base in 1 codon; substituted 1 base at 1 genomic stop codon) — MAKQTGKDFLKEPKVFVSSKKSGKGKRPGKGGSRFXKSIGLGFKTXEAIEETYIDKKCSFTGTVSIRGWILAGTCHRAKMARTIIVRRNYLYYVKKYQRYKKRHSNIPAHIAPCFKVKEEDHVIIGQCRPLSKSVMFNILKVIPAGSSTSGNKKAFTGI; from the exons ATGGCTAAACAGACAGGGAAGGATTTTCTGAAGGAGCCCAAGGTGTTTGTTAGCTCGAAGAAATCGGGGAAAGGAAAGAGGCCAGGAAAAGGAGGAAGTCGGTTTTAGAAGAGTATTGGTTTGGGGTTCAAAA TCGAGGCAATTGAAGAAACTTATATTGATAAGAAGTGTTCATTCACTGGCACTGTTTCTATTAGGGGGTGGATACTTGCTGGTACCTGCCACAGAGCCAAGATGGCGAGAACCATCATTGTTAGACGTAACTATCTTTACTATGTGAAGAAATATCAAAGGTACAAGAAAAGACACTCTAACATCCCAGCACACATAGCTCCTTGCTTTAAGGTGAAAGAAGAAGACCATGTCATCATTGGCCAGTGCAGGCCATTGTCGAAGTCTGTGATGTTTAATATATTGAAAGTGATTCCTGCTGGATCATCCACAAGTGGTAATAAGAAGGCTTTCACAGGAATTTAA
- the LOC120091209 gene encoding uncharacterized protein LOC120091209 isoform X2 has product MRSCHLRSSSATTVSTTVMFPHKFYFRFSPIFQPRVLRRSVKFRRLFDRITPLPVVTASINSVIASGNIIAAAAAAASGSGSVHGAVTSAITHVAVTAVAIASGACLSTKVDFLWPKVEEKPGSLVLDGVDVTGYLIFEDSKVQKAIEFAKKAHHGQLRKTGDPYLTHCIHTGRILAALVPPTGNRAIETVVAGILHDIVDDTCQNLHNIEEEFGDEVAKLVAGVSRLSYVNQLLRRHRRVNVNQGSLGHEEANKLRVMLLGMVDDPRVVLIKLADRLHNMRTIYALPLPKAQAVAQETLVIWCSLASRLGLWALKAELEDLCFAVLQPQMFLKLRSELASMWMPSSRAGSFRKISTRAELPPLDKGSSTCCHNMPITMTDEATNMKELLEAVVPFDILADRRKRTSYLNNLQKSIDTSIQPKVVQDARNALASLVVCEEALEQELIISASYVPGMEVTLSSRLKSLYSIYSKMERKDISIDKVYDARALRVVVGDKNGTLHGPAVQCCYSLLNTVHKLWSPIDGEFDDYIVNPKPSGYQSLHTAVLGPDNSPLEVQIRTQRMHEYAEHGLAAHWLYKENGNKNPSLSSKNESERDVSRYFSDSEFQNSSEDDSHKYGFLKAGHPVLRVEGSHLLAAVIIRVDEDGRELLVAVSFGLAASEAVADRRSSFQIKRWEAYARLYKKVSDEWWCEPGHGDWCTCLEKYTFCRDGMYHKQDQFGRLLPTFIQVIDFTEREEFEYWAIMSAISEGKQVHFLRTMLQWEEQILSEASNFRQAKQGGEYYVCRSSVALEEVVIVCWPLGEIMRLRSGSTAADAARRVGSEGRLVLINGLPVLPSTELKDGDVVEVRV; this is encoded by the exons ATGCGCTCATGTCATCTTCGGAGCTCAAGCGCAACCACTGTTTCAACTACTGTGATGTTTCCTCACAAGTTCTATTTCCGTTTTTCCCCGATTTTCCAGCCGAGGGTACTTCGCCGCTCCGTGAAATTCCGCCGCCTTTTTGATCGAATTACTCCTTTGCCTGTTGTTACTGCATCGATCAATTCTGTCATCGCTTCTGGAAATATTATTGCAGCTGCTGCAGCCGCTGCTTCCGGCTCTGGATCTGTTCATGGTGCTGTCACTTCTGCAATCACGCATGTTGCTGTTACGGCCGTCGCTATTGCCTCTGGAGCTTGTCTCTCTACTAAAGTCGATTTCCTTTGGcccaaagtggaggagaaacCAG GTTCTCTTGTATTGGATGGAGTTGACGTAACTGGATATCTTATATTTGAGGATTCCAAG GTGCAAAAGGCTATTGAGTTTGCAAAAAAGGCTCATCATGGGCAGTTACGGAAAACTGGAGACCCTTATTTAACTCATTGCATCCACACTGGAAGAATCTTAGCCGCTTTAGTTCCGCCCACCGGTAACAGG GCAATTGAAACAGTCGTGGCTGGGATTCTCCATGACATAGTTGATGATACATGTCAAAATTTGCACAACATAGAAGAAGAATTTGGTGATGAAGTAGCCAAGTTGGTGGCTGGTGTCTCCAGGTTAAGTTACGTAAACCAG TTGTTGCGTAGACATCGCCGAGTAAACGTGAACCAGGGTTCCTTAGGTCATGAAGAG gcAAATAAATTGCGAGTTATGCTCTTAGGCATGGTTGATGATCCACGTGTTGTGCTCATCAAGCTTGCAGATCGTCTTCACAACATGAGAACCAT TTACGCTTTACCACTGCCTAAGGCTCAAGCTGTTGCACAGGAGACCTTGGTTATTTGGTGCTCACTTGCTTCTAGATTGGGTTTATGGGCACTGAAAGCCGAACTAGAAGATTTGTGTTTTGCAGTTCTTCAG CCCCAAATGTTCCTGAAGCTGCGCTCAGAATTAGCTTCCATGTGGATGCCTAGTAGTAGAGCTGGAAGCTTTCGGAAAATATCTACCAGAGCTGAACTGCCACCGTTGGATAAAGGCAGTTCAACTTGTTGTCACAATATGCCAATAACTATGACTGATGAGGCCACAAACATGAAG GAACTTTTGGAAGCTGTTGTACCATTTGACATCTTGGCAGACAGAAGAAAACGGACAAGTTATCTAAATAATCTCCAGAAAAGTATAGACACTTCTATACAACCAAAAGTCGTGCAAGATGCTAGGAATGCTTTAGCATCTCTGGTGGTTTGTGAAGAAGCATTAGAACAAGAATTGATTATATCAGCCTC TTATGTTCCAGGGATGGAAGTAACTTTGTCCAGTAGATTGAAGAGTTTATATAGTATATACAGCAAG ATGGAACGAAAAGATATCAGTATCGATAAGGTATATGATGCCCGAGCATTAAGGGTAGTTGTCGGGGACAAGAATGGAACTCTACATGGACCTGCTGTTCAGTGTTGTTACAGTCTTCTCAATACTGTACACAA GTTATGGTCCCCCATTGATGGTGAATTTGATGATTACATTGTTAACCCAAAGCCTAGTGGTTACCAG TCTCTGCACACTGCAGTATTAGGTCCGGATAACTCACCTTTGGAAGTACAAATAAGAACACAG aggatgcatgaatatgctgaACATGGACTTGCTGCACATTGGCTTTACAAGGAAAACGGAAACAAAAACCCGTCGTTAAGCAGCAAAAATGAATCTGAAAGAGACGTATCTCGGTATTTCTCTGATTCAGAGTTCCAGAATTCGAGTGAAGATGATTCTCATAAGTATGGTTTTCTCAAAGCTGGCCATCCAGTTCTTAGAGTGGAAGGAAGTCACTTGCTTGCTGCTGTTATTATTAG AGTGGATGAGGACGGAAGGGAACTGCTTGTTGCTGTGAGCTTTGGACTTGCAGCTTCTGAAGCCGTGGCTGACCGAAGATCTTCGTTCCAAATAAAGCGCTGGGAGGCTTATGCTAGATTATACAAAAAG GTGTCTGACGAATGGTGGTGTGAACCAGGTCATGGGGATTGGTGTACTTGTCTAGAGAAGTATACGTTCTGTCGGGATGGTATGTACCATAAG CAAGACCAATTTGGTCGGCTACTTCCAACCTTCATTCAGGTCATTGATTTTACAGAGCGGGAAGAATTCGAATATTGGGCCATAATGTCTGCCATCTCTGAGGGCAAACAG GTACATTTTCTAAGGACTATGCTTCAATGGGAGGAGCAAATACTTAGTGAAGCTAGTAATTTTAGACAGGCAAAACAGGGAGGAGAGTATTATGTTTGTCGAAGCTCCGTCGCGCTTGAGGAAGTGGTAATCGTTTGCTGGCCCCTTGGTGAGATAATGAGGTTAAGATCTGGTAGCACCGCCGCAGATGCCGCTAGAAGAGTTGGATCTGAGGGTAGGCTGGTTTTGATTAATGGTTTGCCGGTATTACCCAGTACTGAATTGAAAGATGGAGATGTAGTTGAAGTGAGAGTGTAA